The Campylobacter curvus genome includes the window CCTCCTCATCCGGCAAGTGTGATCTACGGACTTGGCATGGCTCTTGGCATCATCGATCAAAAGCTTCATAAAAAAAGCTACGAAGACGACAGCACCTTGCCGCCTCCGGTAGAAAAGTCAGTGATCGGAGACATCCTCTTTGAGCGCGATTTGCAAGCCGAGAGCAAGAGGCTGATGAGTTATATATTTGGCAGGACGCTCTTTGATAAATACATGAGCGCCATCAAAACCGCCAGCGACGTGCATGATCCAAATTCCGCTCGCACGGCTATGCTCGAGGCGATCAAGAAAGAGGAAGATCCAAGATATGCCGAGTGCATGGCGCTTTTACATAACGACGTCTATCTAAAATACGCCAAAGCCGGCGCTCAGTTTGCTATCGACGTAGATAGCGAGGTTTGGAGCAAGAGATGATACAAGTTTTTAAGCTTACTAAACGCCACATGGACGATAATGACAAGCTCCCGCGCGAGCTAAAGGAGATCAAAATTTTCTCCACTTGCGTGGGGCACGGCGTAGGCACGATCGACTTTAGCGAAAAGGTTTTGGAGATCGACGACGCCGAGTTTGAGAGGATCTTGCAAAATTCCGGCGAATACGTGAAATTTAAGATCGGAAATTTAAGCAAATATTTTGAAGTCGAAATTTTTGCCGAGCATATAGTCAAGCTATTGCCCGAGCTTTGCGAGTGTAAGCTTAAAGAGATTTTGATGAATTTACGCGAAGGATATCTTGTGCTTAGAAAGGATTTTTGATGAGAAAAGCCCTTCTTT containing:
- a CDS encoding NADH-quinone oxidoreductase subunit B family protein, with translation MSMYQVPQDIKTANDLTAKLEHLKNIKRSFSVYRIDCGSCNGCEIEIFAAITPMWDPERFGFKLVANPRHADILICSGPVTRQMYYPLLRAYEAAPDPKIVVAFGACGSSGGIFHDAYSVWGGIDKIIPVDVYIPGCPPHPASVIYGLGMALGIIDQKLHKKSYEDDSTLPPPVEKSVIGDILFERDLQAESKRLMSYIFGRTLFDKYMSAIKTASDVHDPNSARTAMLEAIKKEEDPRYAECMALLHNDVYLKYAKAGAQFAIDVDSEVWSKR
- a CDS encoding formate hydrogenlyase maturation HycH family protein, which produces MIQVFKLTKRHMDDNDKLPRELKEIKIFSTCVGHGVGTIDFSEKVLEIDDAEFERILQNSGEYVKFKIGNLSKYFEVEIFAEHIVKLLPELCECKLKEILMNLREGYLVLRKDF